A window of Rhododendron vialii isolate Sample 1 chromosome 13a, ASM3025357v1 contains these coding sequences:
- the LOC131312366 gene encoding protein S40-1-like has product MEEELEFLESEVIFHENVLEEEDIIFPAGNFKSQNSRSKKPRRRRRKKKKSSIPINVPENVSGNPWIQAVETDFFDDDDEGEQFVPPHVILGRRISDGKMAFSVCTGNGRTLKGRDLSQVRNSILRMTGFLET; this is encoded by the coding sequence ATGGAAGAAGAATTAGAATTCCTCGAATCAGAGGTCATTTTCCATGAAAATGTCCTTGAAGAAGAGGATATCATTTTCCCTGCAGGTAATTTTAAATCCCAGAATTCAAGAAGTAAGaagccgaggaggaggaggaggaagaagaagaagagttctATTCCCATCAATGTCCCGGAAAACGTCTCCGGGAATCCGTGGATTCAGGCCGTGGAAACCGATTTCttcgacgacgacgacgaggggGAACAGTTCGTCCCGCCTCATGTGATTCTGGGTCGCCGGATTTCCGACGGGAAAATGGCGTTTTCGGTGTGTACCGGAAACGGGAGGACTCTCAAGGGAAGGGATTTGAGCCAAGTCCGGAATTCAATTCTCCGAATGACAGGTTTCTTGGAAACTTGA